One window from the genome of Paraconexibacter algicola encodes:
- a CDS encoding ATP-binding cassette domain-containing protein, whose amino-acid sequence MSVHAADRHDVIRVRGARENTLRDVDVELPKRRLTVFTGVSGSGKSSLVFSTLAAESQRLINETYSAFVQGFMPSLARPDVDLLDGLTTAIIVDQERLGGNARSTVGTVTDANAMLRILFSRLGDPHIGPPGAYAFNVPSVTAKGGITVQRGGRTRTEKAEYSRTGGMCPRCEGMGQVSDVDHGALYDPEKSINEGAILIPGYSMEGWYGRIYRGCGWFDPDKPVGRFTTRELDDLLHKEATKIKVDGVNLTYLGLIPQMQKSWLSKDVDSLQPHIRAFVERAITFTICPECDGTRLAEGARSSRIDGVSIADACRMQITDLAAWVRGLDEPTVRPLLDALAHTCDAFVEIGLGYLSLDRPSGTLSGGEAQRTKMIRHLGSSLTDVTYVFDEPTIGLHPHDVRRMNDLLLALRDKGNTVLVVEHKPQTIAIADHVVDLGPGAGTDGGRVVYAGDVAGLRAADTPTGRHLDDRATLKDEVRTPTGVLAVRGADTHNLRAVDVDVPLGVLVAVTGVAGSGKSSLIHGSVAPQDGVVVVDQGAIKGSRRSNPATYTGLLDPIRKAFAKANGVKPGLFSANSEGACPACNGAGVIYTDLAMMAGAATTCEDCEGRRFQASVLEHRLGGHDIAEVLAMSVAQAERFFAEGEARIPAAHKVLVRLVDVGLGYLTIGQPLTTLSGGERQRLKLAVQLGQDGGVYVLDEPTTGLHLADVAQLLGLLDRLVDDGRSVIVIEHHQAVMAHADWIIDLGPGAGHDGGRVVFEGTPAALVADRSTLTGEHLAAYLDA is encoded by the coding sequence ATGTCCGTGCACGCCGCCGACCGCCACGACGTCATCCGCGTCCGCGGCGCGCGCGAGAACACGCTGCGCGACGTCGACGTCGAGCTGCCCAAGCGTCGCCTGACGGTCTTCACCGGCGTCTCCGGGTCCGGGAAGAGCTCGCTCGTGTTCTCGACCCTCGCCGCGGAGTCCCAGCGGCTCATCAACGAGACCTACAGCGCGTTCGTGCAGGGGTTCATGCCGTCCCTGGCCCGACCCGACGTCGACCTCCTCGACGGGCTGACCACGGCGATCATCGTCGACCAGGAGCGCCTCGGCGGCAACGCCCGCTCCACCGTCGGGACCGTCACCGACGCGAACGCGATGCTGCGGATCCTGTTCAGCCGTCTCGGCGACCCGCACATCGGCCCGCCCGGCGCCTACGCGTTCAACGTCCCGAGCGTCACCGCCAAGGGCGGCATCACCGTGCAGCGCGGCGGCCGCACCCGCACCGAGAAGGCCGAGTACTCGCGCACCGGCGGCATGTGCCCGCGCTGCGAGGGCATGGGGCAGGTCAGCGACGTCGACCACGGCGCGCTCTACGACCCCGAGAAGTCGATCAACGAGGGCGCGATCCTCATCCCCGGCTACTCGATGGAGGGCTGGTACGGACGGATCTACCGGGGCTGCGGATGGTTCGACCCGGACAAGCCCGTCGGCCGCTTCACGACCCGCGAGCTCGACGACCTCCTCCACAAGGAGGCCACGAAGATCAAGGTCGACGGCGTCAACCTCACCTACCTGGGGCTCATCCCCCAGATGCAGAAGTCCTGGCTCTCCAAGGACGTCGACAGCCTCCAGCCCCACATCCGCGCGTTCGTGGAGCGCGCGATCACCTTCACGATCTGCCCGGAGTGCGACGGCACCCGCCTGGCCGAGGGGGCGCGCAGCTCGCGGATCGACGGGGTCAGCATCGCCGACGCCTGCCGCATGCAGATCACCGACCTCGCGGCCTGGGTGCGCGGGCTCGACGAGCCGACGGTCCGGCCGCTGCTCGACGCGCTCGCGCACACGTGCGACGCGTTCGTGGAGATCGGCCTGGGCTACCTGTCGCTGGACCGGCCGTCCGGCACGCTGTCCGGCGGCGAGGCGCAGCGCACGAAGATGATCCGGCACCTCGGGTCCTCGCTGACCGACGTCACCTACGTCTTCGACGAGCCGACGATCGGCCTGCACCCGCACGACGTGCGGCGGATGAACGACCTGCTGCTCGCGCTGCGCGACAAGGGCAACACGGTCCTCGTCGTCGAGCACAAGCCGCAGACGATCGCGATCGCCGATCATGTCGTCGACCTCGGGCCGGGAGCCGGGACCGACGGCGGCCGCGTCGTGTACGCGGGCGACGTCGCGGGCCTGCGCGCCGCCGACACCCCGACCGGCCGGCACCTCGACGACCGCGCCACGCTCAAGGACGAGGTCCGCACGCCGACCGGCGTGCTCGCGGTCCGCGGCGCCGACACCCACAACCTCCGCGCGGTCGACGTCGACGTGCCGCTCGGCGTGCTCGTCGCGGTCACCGGCGTGGCGGGCTCGGGGAAGAGCTCGCTGATCCACGGCTCGGTCGCCCCGCAGGACGGGGTGGTGGTCGTCGACCAGGGCGCGATCAAGGGGTCGCGCCGCAGCAACCCCGCCACCTACACCGGGCTGCTCGACCCGATCCGCAAGGCGTTCGCGAAGGCCAACGGCGTCAAGCCGGGCCTGTTCAGCGCGAACTCCGAGGGCGCCTGCCCGGCCTGCAACGGCGCCGGGGTGATCTACACGGACCTGGCGATGATGGCCGGGGCCGCGACGACCTGCGAGGACTGCGAGGGCCGCCGGTTCCAGGCATCGGTCCTCGAGCACCGCCTCGGGGGTCACGACATCGCCGAGGTGCTCGCCATGTCGGTCGCGCAGGCGGAGCGATTCTTCGCCGAGGGCGAGGCGCGGATCCCGGCCGCGCACAAGGTGCTCGTCCGCCTCGTCGACGTCGGGCTCGGCTACCTGACGATCGGCCAGCCGCTCACGACGCTCTCCGGCGGTGAGCGGCAGCGCCTGAAGCTCGCGGTGCAGCTCGGGCAGGACGGTGGCGTCTACGTGCTCGACGAGCCGACGACCGGCCTGCACCTGGCCGACGTGGCGCAGCTGCTCGGGCTGCTCGACCGGCTCGTCGACGACGGCCGGTCGGTGATCGTCATCGAGCACCACCAGGCGGTGATGGCCCACGCCGACTGGATCATCGACCTCGGGCCGGGCGCCGGCCACGACGGCGGCCGGGTCGTGTTCGAGGGGACGCCCGCGGCCCTGGTCGCCGACCGCTCGACGCTCACCGGCGAGCACCTCGCGGCGTACCTCGACGCCTGA
- a CDS encoding VOC family protein, translating into MDLTVHHVMLPHTDPEASLAFWRDAIGFAVRNDVGSGTMRWITLGPAEGGTSIVLYPPDATPGITDAERTAVREMMAKGTYASLTLATADLDATFARLQATDAEIVQEPVDQPYGVRDCALRDPAGTLVRLNQA; encoded by the coding sequence ATGGACCTCACCGTGCACCACGTGATGCTGCCCCACACCGACCCGGAGGCCTCGCTCGCGTTCTGGCGTGACGCGATCGGCTTCGCGGTCCGCAACGACGTCGGCTCCGGGACGATGCGCTGGATCACGCTCGGGCCCGCCGAGGGCGGCACCTCGATCGTCCTGTACCCGCCCGACGCGACCCCGGGGATCACCGACGCCGAGCGGACCGCCGTGCGCGAGATGATGGCCAAGGGCACGTACGCGAGCCTCACGCTCGCCACCGCCGACCTCGACGCGACGTTCGCGCGGCTCCAGGCCACCGACGCCGAGATCGTCCAGGAGCCCGTCGACCAGCCCTACGGGGTCCGCGACTGCGCGCTGCGCGACCCCGCCGGCACGCTCGTGCGGCTCAACCAGGCCTGA
- a CDS encoding helix-turn-helix transcriptional regulator, which produces MAPRTPTTPSADQQRLDDLVRLRRVRDRIDREYDRPLDVAALARDAAMSPGHFSRRFRAAYGESPYQYLMTRRIERAMALLRRGDRTVTEVCFAVGCSSLGTFSSRFTELVGVTPSAYRAGAGPGLPGVPACVAKQVTRPVRNREADRGRAG; this is translated from the coding sequence GTGGCCCCGCGAACGCCCACCACCCCGTCCGCCGACCAGCAGCGCCTCGACGACCTCGTGCGGCTGCGACGGGTCCGCGACCGCATCGACCGCGAGTACGACCGGCCGCTCGACGTCGCGGCGCTCGCCCGCGACGCCGCGATGTCCCCCGGGCACTTCAGCCGACGCTTCCGCGCCGCCTACGGGGAGTCGCCCTACCAGTACCTGATGACCCGCCGCATCGAGCGCGCGATGGCGCTGCTGCGCCGCGGCGACCGCACGGTCACCGAGGTCTGCTTCGCGGTCGGCTGCTCGTCGCTGGGCACCTTCAGCAGCCGCTTCACCGAGCTCGTCGGCGTGACCCCCAGCGCGTACCGGGCCGGCGCCGGACCCGGACTGCCCGGGGTGCCGGCGTGCGTCGCCAAGCAGGTCACCCGACCGGTCAGGAATCGAGAAGCCGATCGTGGCCGGGCGGGCTAG
- a CDS encoding SDR family NAD(P)-dependent oxidoreductase yields the protein MGLDEQRILITGATGALGTQLARELSARGAELALLGRDRGRLEELADELGGAPVACFEATRVGSCRPAVDALAAALGGLDGCMIAHGVAAFGDARELDDEIAEQLMAVNATSAIAVLRAAAAHIDGPGRLGAVTAVVAEYPTAGLAAYSASKAALSAYLTAVRRELRRDHISVLDARLPHLDTRFADHALAGTPPKLPEGLSAAEVAVTVVDAYESGAKELRWDLRARELAAA from the coding sequence ATGGGACTGGACGAGCAGCGGATCCTCATCACCGGCGCCACGGGCGCCCTGGGCACGCAGCTCGCGCGCGAGCTGTCGGCACGCGGGGCAGAGCTCGCGCTGCTCGGCCGCGACCGCGGCCGCCTCGAGGAGCTCGCCGACGAGCTCGGTGGCGCCCCCGTCGCGTGCTTCGAGGCGACCCGGGTCGGGTCGTGCCGACCGGCCGTCGACGCGCTCGCCGCCGCCCTCGGCGGGCTCGACGGCTGCATGATCGCCCACGGGGTCGCCGCGTTCGGCGACGCGCGCGAGCTCGACGACGAGATCGCCGAGCAGCTCATGGCCGTCAACGCCACGTCGGCCATCGCCGTGCTGCGCGCGGCCGCCGCCCACATCGACGGGCCCGGCCGGCTCGGCGCCGTCACCGCGGTCGTCGCCGAGTACCCGACCGCCGGCCTGGCCGCCTACTCCGCGTCGAAGGCCGCGCTCAGCGCGTACCTGACCGCGGTGCGCCGTGAGCTGCGCCGCGACCACATCTCGGTCCTCGACGCGCGGCTGCCGCATCTCGACACGCGGTTCGCCGACCACGCGCTCGCGGGCACGCCGCCCAAGCTGCCCGAGGGCCTCTCCGCCGCCGAGGTCGCCGTCACGGTGGTCGACGCCTACGAGTCCGGGGCCAAGGAGCTGCGCTGGGACCTCCGCGCGCGGGAGCTCGCCGCCGCCTGA
- a CDS encoding STAS domain-containing protein produces the protein MPSSPSDAAGVPASTVTVEERADRVVLTVSGDFDLATTPTHAATFRTLSRSERHVILDLRGTRFVDSTGLAVLLNSARRAIAAGNHCVAVATPGAVLRVLELSGLVDTLHVQQDLDAAHALLDRAPAGPYRGAS, from the coding sequence ATGCCCAGCTCCCCGTCCGACGCCGCCGGTGTCCCCGCCTCGACCGTCACCGTCGAGGAGCGGGCCGACCGCGTCGTCCTCACGGTCAGCGGCGACTTCGACCTGGCCACCACCCCCACCCACGCGGCCACCTTCCGGACGCTCAGCCGCTCCGAGCGGCACGTGATCCTCGACCTGCGCGGCACCCGCTTCGTCGACTCGACCGGGCTCGCCGTGCTGCTCAACAGCGCGCGCCGCGCGATCGCCGCCGGCAACCACTGCGTCGCCGTCGCGACGCCCGGCGCCGTCCTGCGCGTGCTCGAGCTCAGCGGCCTCGTCGACACGCTGCACGTGCAGCAGGACCTCGACGCCGCGCACGCGCTCCTGGACCGCGCGCCCGCCGGGCCCTATCGCGGCGCGTCGTAG
- a CDS encoding fasciclin domain-containing protein, producing MKFPTRITAGVIVGVLSIGGLAACGDDEDESASTGTTTAAPADTATTAPEAGAQDIVALAQATPDLSTLVQAVTAADLVETLQGEGPFTVFAPSNAAFEAANDVVAPLLEPDMKAQLADVLTYHVVPGKLTAADLKDGDELTTVQGGKLTVKVADGAVTINDIPVEMPDVEASNGVVHVIGGVLVPQS from the coding sequence ATGAAGTTCCCCACCCGCATCACCGCCGGCGTCATCGTCGGCGTCCTGTCGATCGGCGGACTCGCCGCGTGCGGCGACGACGAGGACGAGAGCGCGTCCACCGGCACCACGACCGCCGCGCCCGCCGACACCGCGACCACCGCCCCCGAGGCCGGTGCACAGGACATCGTCGCGCTCGCCCAGGCCACGCCCGACCTGTCCACCCTCGTGCAGGCCGTGACCGCGGCGGACCTCGTCGAGACGCTGCAGGGTGAGGGTCCGTTCACGGTCTTCGCGCCGTCCAACGCCGCGTTCGAGGCGGCCAACGACGTCGTCGCGCCGCTGCTGGAGCCGGACATGAAGGCGCAGCTCGCCGACGTGCTGACGTACCACGTCGTGCCCGGCAAGCTCACCGCCGCCGACCTCAAGGACGGTGACGAGCTCACGACCGTCCAGGGCGGGAAGCTGACCGTCAAGGTCGCCGACGGCGCCGTGACCATCAACGACATCCCGGTCGAGATGCCCGACGTCGAGGCCTCCAACGGCGTCGTGCACGTCATCGGCGGCGTGCTCGTCCCGCAGAGCTGA
- a CDS encoding undecaprenyl-diphosphate phosphatase has protein sequence MNILEAILLGAVEGLTEFLPISSTGHLTVIEKLLGYEIDDPDITAFTAIIQVGAVLATLIFLRHDIRRILGAFFAGLTRQDRRGEPDYRFAWAILLGSLPLGIVGLAFKDTIETTLRNLWFVAGALILWSFVMLLADRTATQERGERDVTRTDTIIIGLTQCLALIPGVSRSGATMSAGLLRGLDRVTATKLAFFLSIPALTGAGALQTVTKYDEIASGVGWGPTITATVVSFVVGYAAVAWLLRFVAGHTYTVFIVYRLVLGSVLVVLLGTGALAAT, from the coding sequence GTGAACATCCTCGAGGCCATCCTGCTCGGGGCGGTCGAGGGCCTCACCGAGTTCCTGCCGATCTCCAGCACCGGGCACCTGACGGTGATCGAGAAGCTCCTGGGCTACGAGATCGACGACCCGGACATCACCGCGTTCACCGCGATCATCCAGGTCGGCGCGGTCCTCGCCACGCTGATCTTCCTGCGCCACGACATCCGCCGGATCCTCGGCGCGTTCTTCGCCGGGCTCACCCGGCAGGACCGGCGCGGCGAGCCCGACTACCGGTTCGCCTGGGCGATCCTGCTCGGCTCGCTGCCCCTGGGGATCGTCGGCCTCGCGTTCAAGGACACGATCGAGACGACGCTGCGCAACCTCTGGTTCGTCGCGGGCGCCCTGATCTTGTGGAGCTTCGTGATGCTCCTCGCCGACCGGACCGCCACGCAGGAGCGCGGCGAGCGCGACGTCACCCGCACCGACACGATCATCATCGGCCTCACGCAGTGCCTCGCGCTGATCCCGGGCGTGTCACGCTCCGGCGCGACGATGTCCGCCGGGCTGCTGCGCGGCCTGGACCGCGTCACGGCGACGAAGCTCGCGTTCTTCCTCTCGATCCCCGCGCTCACCGGCGCGGGCGCGCTGCAGACCGTCACGAAGTACGACGAGATCGCCAGCGGCGTCGGCTGGGGACCGACGATCACCGCCACGGTCGTGAGCTTCGTCGTCGGGTACGCGGCGGTCGCCTGGCTGCTGCGGTTCGTCGCCGGCCACACGTACACCGTGTTCATCGTGTACCGGCTGGTCCTCGGATCGGTGCTCGTCGTGCTGCTCGGGACCGGCGCGCTCGCCGCGACCTGA
- a CDS encoding alkene reductase, giving the protein MPHPALTDPFTAGALELAHRVVMAPLTRMRATGAGSTAPKPLNAEYYGQRSSPGGLLISEATQVAPDGQGYPDTPGIHELEHVAGWRGVTDAVHEHGGLIVAQLWHVGRISHSSFQPGGGPPVAPSAVTPAGRALDASFQPVPFETPRALALDELPGVVERFRAGARNAQEAGFDGVEIHGANGYLLQQFLEPHTNLRDDAYGGSIANRARLLLEVVDAACAVLGSERVGVRLSPYGSANDSYAGTDGTLELYAHVLAELAARDIAYLHLIEPRGHADRPSPSGISSVAALLRPQWPGTLIAAGGFTPTSAAEIVAAGDADAVAFGRAFIANPDLPERIARGAALNDHDRSTFYGGDHRGYTDYPTLTG; this is encoded by the coding sequence ATGCCCCACCCTGCCCTGACCGACCCGTTCACCGCCGGCGCGCTGGAGCTGGCGCACCGCGTCGTGATGGCGCCGCTGACGCGCATGCGCGCGACCGGTGCCGGCAGCACCGCGCCGAAGCCGCTGAACGCGGAGTACTACGGGCAGCGGTCCTCTCCCGGCGGGCTGCTGATCTCGGAGGCGACCCAGGTCGCGCCCGACGGGCAGGGCTACCCGGACACGCCGGGCATCCACGAGCTCGAGCACGTCGCCGGGTGGCGCGGCGTGACGGACGCGGTCCACGAGCACGGTGGGCTGATCGTCGCGCAGCTGTGGCACGTCGGCCGGATCTCGCACTCGAGCTTCCAGCCGGGCGGTGGCCCGCCCGTCGCGCCGTCGGCGGTCACCCCCGCCGGCCGGGCGCTGGACGCGTCCTTCCAGCCCGTGCCGTTCGAGACGCCGCGCGCCCTCGCGCTCGACGAGCTGCCCGGGGTCGTGGAGCGCTTCCGGGCGGGAGCCCGCAACGCGCAGGAGGCCGGCTTCGACGGCGTCGAGATCCACGGCGCCAACGGCTACCTGCTGCAGCAGTTCCTCGAGCCGCACACCAACCTCCGCGACGACGCCTACGGCGGCTCGATCGCCAACCGCGCCCGGCTGCTGCTCGAGGTCGTCGACGCCGCGTGCGCGGTGCTCGGCAGTGAGCGCGTCGGCGTGCGCCTGAGTCCGTACGGGAGCGCCAACGACTCGTATGCGGGGACGGACGGGACGCTCGAGCTGTACGCGCACGTGCTCGCCGAGCTCGCCGCGCGCGACATCGCCTACCTGCACCTGATCGAGCCGCGAGGTCACGCCGACCGCCCCTCCCCGAGCGGGATCTCGTCGGTCGCGGCGCTGCTGCGCCCGCAGTGGCCCGGCACGCTGATCGCGGCCGGCGGCTTCACGCCGACCTCGGCCGCGGAGATCGTCGCGGCCGGCGACGCGGACGCGGTCGCGTTCGGCCGGGCGTTCATCGCCAACCCCGACCTGCCCGAGCGGATCGCCCGCGGCGCCGCGCTCAACGACCACGACCGCTCCACCTTCTACGGCGGCGACCACCGCGGCTACACGGACTACCCGACGCTCACGGGATAG
- a CDS encoding nitroreductase family protein yields the protein MSAVTAEPHPAAVAAAAKHGVVLGEDAPIMEVMSTMRAMRKLKPDPVPRELLERLVEAATWAPSAGNTQTYGFVIVDDRETMAKCGRIWRRQQRFYSRAQEPLVPEFTTAEKWTKVHDALRHQAAHFDDTPALIVFTYDFTGTVITKMVKGLRHTLAGCAAVGPVGTLKMLPNLVRFFSTGEAASIYPAVENTLLAARAHGLAACLTTWHTIYEPDWRRALGLKRGTKIYCVVPVGWPEGKFGPVARRPVADVVRYTGTATG from the coding sequence GTGAGCGCCGTGACCGCTGAACCGCACCCGGCCGCCGTCGCAGCCGCGGCCAAGCACGGCGTCGTCCTCGGGGAGGACGCGCCGATCATGGAGGTCATGTCGACCATGCGCGCGATGCGCAAGCTGAAGCCCGATCCCGTTCCCCGCGAGCTGCTCGAGCGGCTCGTGGAGGCCGCCACCTGGGCACCGAGCGCCGGCAACACGCAGACCTACGGGTTCGTGATCGTCGACGACCGGGAGACGATGGCGAAGTGCGGCAGGATCTGGCGGCGCCAGCAGCGGTTCTACTCGCGCGCGCAGGAGCCGCTCGTCCCCGAGTTCACGACGGCCGAGAAGTGGACGAAGGTCCACGACGCGCTGCGCCACCAGGCGGCGCACTTCGACGACACCCCGGCGCTGATCGTCTTCACCTACGACTTCACCGGCACGGTGATCACGAAGATGGTGAAGGGGCTGCGGCACACGCTCGCGGGCTGCGCGGCGGTCGGGCCGGTCGGGACGCTGAAGATGCTCCCCAACCTCGTGCGGTTCTTCTCGACCGGCGAGGCCGCGTCGATCTACCCGGCGGTCGAGAACACGCTCCTCGCGGCGCGGGCGCACGGCCTCGCGGCGTGTCTGACGACCTGGCACACGATCTACGAGCCGGACTGGCGACGGGCCCTCGGGCTCAAGCGCGGGACGAAGATCTACTGCGTCGTCCCGGTCGGCTGGCCGGAGGGAAAGTTCGGACCGGTGGCGCGCCGGCCGGTCGCCGACGTCGTCCGCTACACGGGCACCGCCACCGGCTGA
- a CDS encoding hydantoinase B/oxoprolinase family protein: protein MNPPPQTLTPDAPEVAAPIDADAFFTDLLHARPVMYGPDASIMDGNALAPRTALEDEALASGVDPVDATISQNRLEIILESAKEMLEQTGAAPGAKWGDLTTGLYSAAGDLALASSSGVVVFSACASAPLKHIVKQWADEPTVGVRPGDVYYHNDARYGGVHNADQTLWIPIFVDGVIIGWAGATIHEGENGATEPGGLSASPLSVYDEGLKISPIKIAENYTFRRDVVNLLQNNVRDPLMQLIDMRAKLSACMRIEQQVLELVREKGRDLVVAVLRGALENTEAEVRRRFSELPDGIYRATHFVDTTLLEDRLLKFGLEVEKRHDRIICRSVGTAPMIPDRAINTAPTFARALFMNSLQMFFWADLPRNAGYVAALDFEFEEDSISTAGNEVPNGLGMIGACAWQTAMHQCMSKMAYNRPGDIEIIAPWYGMTQSLYYGGLNQWGAPVANLMIDINSMGGGAHADRDGEHACAPFFASMADYGEIEDRETELPVLTLGRRLTVDNHGPGRHRGGSSVECMYMVWGVPEFFYGCMGTGSKFPTTPGLFGGYGSGANPLTVFKGSSSEAVVAALRDNAADVPYTAHELHRDGGLPGTVESKRCTQSADLNKPGDMWILQVGGGGGYGDVLERDPQDVMRDLRETRISHWRARELYKVVYDEETLLVDEDATTAARTAERDARRARSLPYDEFVAQWRRDEPPVGIDYLGGWSW, encoded by the coding sequence ATGAACCCCCCGCCCCAGACCCTGACGCCGGACGCCCCCGAGGTCGCGGCGCCGATCGACGCCGACGCCTTCTTCACCGACCTGCTGCACGCGCGGCCGGTCATGTACGGACCGGACGCCTCCATCATGGACGGCAACGCGCTTGCACCCCGGACCGCGCTCGAGGACGAGGCGCTCGCGAGCGGCGTCGATCCCGTCGACGCGACGATCTCGCAGAACCGGCTCGAGATCATCCTCGAGTCCGCAAAGGAGATGCTCGAGCAGACCGGCGCCGCTCCCGGCGCCAAGTGGGGGGACCTCACGACCGGGCTCTACAGCGCGGCGGGAGACCTGGCGCTGGCGTCGTCCTCCGGCGTGGTCGTCTTCTCCGCGTGCGCCTCGGCACCGCTCAAGCACATCGTCAAGCAGTGGGCCGACGAGCCCACCGTGGGGGTCCGTCCGGGCGACGTCTACTACCACAACGATGCCCGCTACGGCGGGGTCCACAACGCCGACCAGACCCTCTGGATCCCGATCTTCGTGGACGGGGTCATCATCGGCTGGGCGGGCGCCACGATCCACGAGGGCGAGAACGGCGCGACCGAGCCGGGCGGCCTCTCCGCCTCGCCGCTGAGCGTCTACGACGAGGGCCTGAAGATCAGCCCGATCAAGATCGCGGAGAACTACACGTTCCGCCGGGACGTCGTGAACCTGTTGCAGAACAACGTCCGCGATCCGCTCATGCAGCTGATCGACATGCGGGCGAAGCTCAGCGCCTGCATGCGCATCGAGCAGCAGGTCCTGGAGCTCGTCCGGGAGAAGGGGCGCGACCTGGTCGTCGCCGTCCTGCGCGGCGCGCTGGAGAACACGGAGGCCGAGGTCCGCCGCCGCTTCAGCGAGCTGCCCGACGGCATCTACCGCGCGACGCACTTCGTCGACACGACGCTGCTGGAGGACCGGCTCCTCAAGTTCGGCCTGGAGGTCGAGAAGCGCCACGACCGGATCATCTGCCGGTCCGTCGGGACCGCGCCGATGATCCCCGACCGCGCGATCAACACCGCCCCGACGTTCGCCCGCGCGCTGTTCATGAACAGCCTGCAGATGTTCTTCTGGGCCGACCTGCCCCGCAACGCGGGATACGTCGCCGCGCTGGACTTCGAGTTCGAGGAGGACTCGATCTCCACGGCCGGCAACGAGGTCCCCAATGGGCTCGGGATGATCGGCGCCTGCGCGTGGCAGACCGCGATGCACCAGTGCATGTCGAAGATGGCCTACAACCGGCCGGGCGACATCGAGATCATCGCCCCGTGGTACGGGATGACGCAGTCGCTCTACTACGGCGGCCTGAACCAGTGGGGCGCGCCGGTGGCGAACCTCATGATCGACATCAACTCGATGGGCGGCGGCGCACACGCGGACCGCGACGGCGAGCACGCCTGCGCCCCGTTCTTCGCCTCGATGGCCGACTACGGGGAGATCGAGGACCGCGAGACCGAGCTGCCGGTCCTCACGCTCGGCCGGCGGCTGACCGTCGACAACCACGGGCCGGGCCGCCACCGCGGTGGCTCGTCCGTCGAGTGCATGTACATGGTCTGGGGAGTCCCCGAGTTCTTCTACGGTTGCATGGGCACCGGCTCCAAGTTCCCCACCACGCCGGGACTGTTCGGCGGGTACGGGTCGGGCGCCAACCCGCTGACCGTGTTCAAGGGCTCGTCGTCGGAAGCGGTCGTCGCGGCCTTGCGCGACAACGCTGCGGACGTCCCCTACACCGCGCACGAACTGCACCGCGACGGCGGCCTGCCCGGCACGGTGGAGAGCAAGCGCTGCACGCAGTCCGCCGACCTGAACAAGCCGGGGGACATGTGGATCCTCCAGGTCGGTGGTGGCGGCGGCTACGGTGACGTGCTCGAGCGCGACCCCCAGGACGTCATGCGCGACCTCCGCGAGACGCGTATCAGCCACTGGCGCGCGCGGGAGCTCTACAAGGTCGTCTACGACGAGGAGACGCTGCTCGTCGACGAGGACGCGACGACGGCCGCGCGGACGGCCGAGCGCGACGCGCGGCGGGCCCGGTCCCTCCCGTACGACGAGTTCGTCGCGCAGTGGCGGCGCGACGAGCCGCCCGTGGGGATCGACTACCTCGGGGGGTGGTCGTGGTGA